The genomic segment ATTAGTTGAAAATTAATCAttcgacataaaaaaaatcaatagttcaGCTAACACCATGACTTCAGACAACCTCTTATATATGAAGAGAACTAATATCAAAACGGCCTATTTCCCTAGTTGATATcatacttttttcctttgttttatccaAAAGCAATAGCAATACCACACTTCACAACGGTATATTCCATACTTTGCACATCTGAACTTTTTGCCTCCCCTTTCAACAGACCGAGGGAAGTTCACCTGGAGTTAGCAGAGCGCTCTGTTCGTCTTCCCACTATGGGAACATCGGCTGATTACCTGGATGACAGAGCTAAGAGGGCTAAGACGACTAAGAGGACCAAGAGGACTAAGGCCTTTGTTCTAAGAGGACTGTGGCGTTTTGGAAGATGTTCTCGTGTCTCCGAGCAAGCTGATGGCGTGGCCTTCTGCGTCGCCGTCTTGTTAATTTGCTCTCTGTGTTTTGTAGTGTGCCAAGGTGACACGGGTGAGGATCTTATTGTAGTTATTCCATTCTTCTGTATTTCCTTATGtacttatttatacacattttacttatttatctattttggcggtcatcatcatcaacttctagTATGAGTTAAAACGTGTCTGAATTACTTCCACTCAGGTCCGGATGATGTTGTTACCATGGCAACATTTCAGCGTAGTGGAGCAGCCTCGAAAGACACTTACCTAAAGTACCTTAGCGAAATACCAGACCTCGTCCAGCTAACCTTCTGCTTTCGCTTGTATCTCTTTCAAGCTCGAGACGAAATAATGGTACTGTCGTATGCCCATCCTGAAAACGATAATGAATTATACTTCGGTAAGTATTGGCTCGATTTCAACAAGTCCTTTTAAACTGCTTGTTTTCACCTCATGAGATGTACTTTTCTCTTGAAAAGAAACTGGCCGATTCATTAATCCGATATAAACTCAGTTTATAATGACACAATACAAACATGTTTTCAGGGTTTCATTACAAAAATAGTAAACTGATGATGACCTGTTGTGACCCCAAGTGGGCGCGGGACGTAAAGTTGAAAGTGGAACTGCGCGTCTGGTCGTCTATTTGCGTGTCTCTAGACTTCGCTAATGGGAAGAATGTGGTCGTACAGGATGGAAAAGTCATGCCTGATATCATAGACGAGTCTCTCGGAAATCCATTTATACGTGGAGGAGGTATGCTGTACATTGGTCAGGAACAGGACCGCCCTGGGGAAGGCTTCGATAAGACCCAAAGCTTGGCCGGATCCCTGGTGGACTACCGCCTTTATGAGAAGATCTTCTCAATAAGAGTCTTGAAACAATACACCAACTGTGAGCCTATGCAAGTCTCTGTCACTCCGTTTATCGATTTTAGTAATATCACCAGTGACTTCGATGTTAGTGACGTGGAAATCGAAAACGTGGTTGGCAGTCACTTCTGCAGTGAACGGAAACCCTATGACATCTTGTTCCCGGAGGTGCGAACTTTTGACGAAGCTTCGCATCACTGCCACATTCTCGCAGCAAATCTTAAAGCACCGAAGAATAGCGACGATAATACAGAGCTTAACAACCTCTCTCTTATGCATGTCGACACCTGCGGCAGCGTATGGCTGGGTGTTCAGCGTAACGTGACGGGGAGGTACTGGTACGACACGGCGATGCAGACAAAAATCACCTACGCTAACTTCGGGTACAAAGCAGCCTTCGATGACTCTGAGGCCTGTGCGTCATTCAAGCGAAGTCAAGACACCGTTTCTTCGGGCGAGTGGGCTCCTAGGAActgcgagatgaaattctgcgCCGTCTGTCGTTTCAAACAGATGTCGTTCTTAAAGCTGCGAGGTTTATGCGAGAGGTCACTGTTCGATCGCGAATATTTCCTCCCCAATACCAAAGACTCACCCATGTTCAACGGGGCGTACTACTCCGTCATAACCAAACACACTCCCCCTGAAAATGCCTCGGCGTCCGACTTTGGCTTCTGGCAGCTGTCGCGCCTCGACGACCCCAGCGTGAGGGCAGCGTTGGCCCTAAAGTTTCCCACCCACTACCCGGTGGGCCTCAACAACTGGACAGTCAACAACGACGTCTGTGGCGGCCGGGAAGTGCCGCTGAGGATGACCTCGTGCAGGGAGCGCCAGTTCTCTTGCGACGATGGGACCTGCATTCCCATCCACCAACGATGCAACAAGGAAATCAACTGCCTCGACGAATCAGATGAGGTTTCTTGCAACTTCTTGGTCTTTCCTTCGAGGTACGACGACAAGTCTCCGCCGCCGCGCCTGCACCCATCTAGCCCGGTCAACGTGTCCGTGTATGTCCTGATGCTGTCGATGCGCGCCTTCGATCTCACGGGTTTCAACTTTGTGTGCGAAATCGAAGTGCGCTTCTCGTGGAAGGACTCTCGGCTGACGCTGCTGCACCTGAAGAAGGACAGCTTCTTGAACATCATTCACCTGACGGAGCGCATGCCTTGGAAGCCCGACGTGGAGTTCTTCGGCGATGCCCTGACTACGAGCGACGTGAACGAGCGATACAGCTTCCTCATGGCCCAGAGGAAGAAGAATCCACTGCCTGACAACAGTGCAACACTATGGGAAGGTACAATCTAGCATTTAACAGCAAGATGATACagcatgaaatataaatataaaataaaacaggaacAAAATAGTCTTGGTAATGTTGACTACACGTATGAATTGTCAAACCTTTTTAAACTGATGATCGCCTATCCATTATCTCCCACACACGGCCATTCTTATctcattccttcaaaattccTCACATTTGTTAACTCATACTTTCACATCCAGATGAGACCTTCGAGGGCCGTGACAATCCGCTGGTGATGGTGCAGAAACTCACAGTCACGACCTCATGCCAGTTCGACCTCATAACGTTCCCCTTCGACACACAGACATGCAAGCTGGTGAGTCAACCTGCGTTATAAAACTCATTCCTTTCTTACTACAACTGAATATTTATGTCccttgtgtgtatgaatatgaatagatagatttacaAATTTCCTTCTTGCATGCCGACACGCTAGGGAATCCTATTACAAGTATACAAGTGTGCATGTACAGAC from the Penaeus monodon isolate SGIC_2016 chromosome 35, NSTDA_Pmon_1, whole genome shotgun sequence genome contains:
- the LOC119595248 gene encoding uncharacterized protein LOC119595248; amino-acid sequence: MGTSADYLDDRAKRAKTTKRTKRTKAFVLRGLWRFGRCSRVSEQADGVAFCVAVLLICSLCFVVCQGDTGPDDVVTMATFQRSGAASKDTYLKYLSEIPDLVQLTFCFRLYLFQARDEIMVLSYAHPENDNELYFGFHYKNSKLMMTCCDPKWARDVKLKVELRVWSSICVSLDFANGKNVVVQDGKVMPDIIDESLGNPFIRGGGMLYIGQEQDRPGEGFDKTQSLAGSLVDYRLYEKIFSIRVLKQYTNCEPMQVSVTPFIDFSNITSDFDVSDVEIENVVGSHFCSERKPYDILFPEVRTFDEASHHCHILAANLKAPKNSDDNTELNNLSLMHVDTCGSVWLGVQRNVTGRYWYDTAMQTKITYANFGYKAAFDDSEACASFKRSQDTVSSGEWAPRNCEMKFCAVCRFKQMSFLKLRGLCERSLFDREYFLPNTKDSPMFNGAYYSVITKHTPPENASASDFGFWQLSRLDDPSVRAALALKFPTHYPVGLNNWTVNNDVCGGREVPLRMTSCRERQFSCDDGTCIPIHQRCNKEINCLDESDEVSCNFLVFPSRYDDKSPPPRLHPSSPVNVSVYVLMLSMRAFDLTGFNFVCEIEVRFSWKDSRLTLLHLKKDSFLNIIHLTERMPWKPDVEFFGDALTTSDVNERYSFLMAQRKKNPLPDNSATLWEDETFEGRDNPLVMVQKLTVTTSCQFDLITFPFDTQTCKLGLVLRGLTKDYIALVPEGPGIKYIGKRKLLEYYLKGEFMAPEDVVSGGETTVVK